The following is a genomic window from Rhodoferax sp. PAMC 29310.
GCGGAGCCGGCGTAGGCAGGCACCAGCATCATGTCCATGAAGGGCGACTTCCCCGGCGCGTCAAACTTCTTTCCTGGCGTCATGGGGTCGTGGTAATACAACACCTCCCGGCCCGTCTCAGGGTCCACCTGACCTGCCTTGATACCGGTCTCCATGTGGCGTCGGGTGGCGGCCTCGCCTTGAGGAATGCCCCAGGTGGACGGGTCCACCATGGCAACCGCAGGCGCCGCACTTGGTGCGGTCGCAGGCATGGCGTCGGACGGCGACGCCGTGTGTTGCATGCCCTGTTGCATGCCCATTCGATACAAACCATAGCCAGCGGCAGACAACACGCCGGCGGCGACCAAACTGAGAGTGAGTGTTTTGGCGTTCATTGCGCGTACTCCTGGGCGGTCGTCTGAAGGGGGGGTGGGATCACGGCTGAGTTGCCGTCTGGCAGCAGGAACTCCAGCGAGGTCCACAAAGCGGCGGTTTGCATTTCGATGCGCAATCGCTCCACCTGCGTGTCAATCTCCATGCGCCGGGCCTCCAGCACACTGGTCAGAGGCAGCTTGCCGCCCCGGTAAGCAGCCAGCGCCGCTTGCGTGCGCTCACGCGCCAACACGATCAGGGTCTTGTCATAGTGCGTCAACCGGGTCAAGTTGCTTTGCCAACTGGCCAGCCAAGTCTGTGTTTGTGCCAAATGCGCGCGCGCCATTTCGTCACGTTCCGCCCTGATCTGTTCTACCTTGGCCAAACGGGCGCTCAGTTCCCGGTCTTGCCGGTTTTTTTGATCCCATTGCAAGGGGATCGACACGCCCACCGACACCATATTGGCGTAGGCGGGGCCACGTTGGCTGAACATCAAGGAGGCGCTCCAGTCCGCCCCTTTATCCTGTCGCGCGTTGTCCGCTTCAGCTTGGGCCAGCGCCTGGCGGCTGCTCAGCACCCCAAGGTCAGGGTGACGCTCGAGCTGATGCGCGGGCGCTTCATTGGTGTAGCGGGTGCGCGCCAGCGAAGGGGCGTCGCCCAAGGGCGCGTCTGCCAAAGTGCCCACCCAGCGCGCCAAGATGCTGCGGGCATTAGCGACGCGGGTGCGGGCCTCAACAATGCGATCGTCCAGACGGGCCACCGATGACTGCGCCGCCCACACATCAGTTTGCATGCCCCGGCCTGAGCGGTAGGCCGTTTCTGCGGCCTCTATTTGCAGAGAAGTTTCTTCGCGTTGCTGATTGAGCAGATCCAACATTTGTTGTTGGTAGTGCTGGTCAAACCAGGCCAGTGCCGTTTGCTGGCGCAACTCACTCAAGCGCAGGACGCGCAGGGCCAGCGCGGCGTCGCTCTCGCGCTCCAACCGGGCGCTGCGGGTCAGGCGCTTTTCCGCGCTGACAAAGGTCTGCGCAAAACCGACTGAGCGCATCGTCATTGCCTCGGCAGCCACGCTGAAGGCGTTTTTACCTTCAATGGGCAAGTTGTCCAGCGATAGACGCAATGTCGGGTCAGGCAAACGCCCGGCGGCCACCGCCGAATCTTGCGCGGATCGACTGGCCGCGTCTTGCGCGACCAGCGCTTGCGAGCGGGTTTCGGCTTCGCGCAGCGCCAGATCCAGCGTCAAAGGTGAAAGGTGCGTAGGCGCTTGTGCCAAGGCCCCGCCAAACAGGCCGGCACTCAACAACGCCGCCCCAGCAAGATGAAATACAAAAGGCATCAGCCCACTCCCCATGAGGTCGCCGCAGCCCATTCAAAGCCGCAGCACAAACGATCAGCGGTGGCCCGTCATGCCCAACAGGCACAACCCGACCAACCACTAGCGGTTAAAAAGAACTCAGAGGAAAGACGGAGGCCGCCAGACGCCAGTCGCGTCTGTCGACAAAGCGAACGGCGGAGCGCTCGCACGCGGCGCCGACGCCGCAGGGGCTAGGGCAGGCAGGAGAAGATCGTTGGCCCCAGTCACCGTAGGTGAAGGGCAGGCCTGGCCTGTTTTGCACAACTGGCCGGTTTGGGCATGGGCGGCGGCATCATTGCAGCAATCATCCGCGTTGTCCGCCGTTGACATGACTTCTTCCATGGCGCATGGTGGTTCCAACAGACGCGTTCCCGCCATGCCTTGAAAGGCCAACGCAAAACACATCAGGAAAACCAGCAACGAACGCATGGCGGGATTCTAGTGGCACAAACTCCGCGCACGAGTCTCCTTAAAATACCGAGGTGAACGCTGCTCCTTCCCCCTCCCCCCGCCGCCCCATTCTTGAACTGCCTGACGAACTGATCAGCCAAATTGCTGCCGGTGAGGTGGTGGAACGCCCCGCCTCCGTGGTGCGCGAGTTGGTGGACAACGCGCTGGACGCCGGCGCCACCCAAGTCACCGTGCGCCTGCTGGCCGGTGGCGTGCGCTTGATCTCGGTGGAGGACGACGGCGCGGGCATCGTTCGCGAAGAGCTGCCCATTGCGCTCAAACGCCACGCCACCAGCAAAATCCGCAACCTCACGGACCTGGAGTCGGTGGGCACCATGGGGTTTCGGGGCGAGGCCTTGGCCGCTATCAACTCCATAGCTGACTGCGCAATACTTTCAAGGGCTGTAGGCCAAAACAGTGCTTACCTTTTGGAAGGACGCACGGGTGAACTTCGCCCCGTGGCCCGCAGCACCGGCACCACGGTGGAAGTGAAAGAGTTGTTTTACAGTACCCCGGCGCGGCGCAAATTTCTCAAAACTGACGCCACCG
Proteins encoded in this region:
- a CDS encoding TolC family protein, whose product is MPFVFHLAGAALLSAGLFGGALAQAPTHLSPLTLDLALREAETRSQALVAQDAASRSAQDSAVAAGRLPDPTLRLSLDNLPIEGKNAFSVAAEAMTMRSVGFAQTFVSAEKRLTRSARLERESDAALALRVLRLSELRQQTALAWFDQHYQQQMLDLLNQQREETSLQIEAAETAYRSGRGMQTDVWAAQSSVARLDDRIVEARTRVANARSILARWVGTLADAPLGDAPSLARTRYTNEAPAHQLERHPDLGVLSSRQALAQAEADNARQDKGADWSASLMFSQRGPAYANMVSVGVSIPLQWDQKNRQDRELSARLAKVEQIRAERDEMARAHLAQTQTWLASWQSNLTRLTHYDKTLIVLARERTQAALAAYRGGKLPLTSVLEARRMEIDTQVERLRIEMQTAALWTSLEFLLPDGNSAVIPPPLQTTAQEYAQ